The Phyllostomus discolor isolate MPI-MPIP mPhyDis1 chromosome 4, mPhyDis1.pri.v3, whole genome shotgun sequence genome window below encodes:
- the MSTN gene encoding growth/differentiation factor 8, with protein sequence MQKLQIYVYIYLFMLIVAGPVDLNENSEQKENVEKEGLCNACTWRQNTKSSRIEAIKIQILSKLRLETAPNISKDAIRQLLPKAPPLRELIDQYDVQRDDSSDGSLEDDDYHATTETIITMPTESDLLVQVEGKPKCCFFKFSSKIQFNKVVKAQLWIYLRPVETPTTVFVQILRLIKPMKDGTRYTGIRSLKLDMNPGTGIWQSIDVKTVLQNWLKQPESNLGIEIKALDENGHDLAVTFPGPGEDGLNPFLEIKVTDTPKRSRRDFGLDCDEHSTESRCCRYPLTVDFEAFGWDWIIAPKRYKANYCSGECEFVFLQKYPHTHLVHQANPRGSAGPCCTPTKMSPINMLYFNGKEQIIYGKIPAMVVDRCGCS encoded by the exons aTGCAAAAACTGCAAATCTATGTTTATATTTACCTGTTTATGCTGATTGTTGCTGGTCCAGTAGATCTAAATGAGAACAGcgagcaaaaagaaaatgtggaaaaagaaGGGCTGTGTAATGCATGCACTTGGAGACAAAACACTAAATCTTCAAGAATAGAAGCCATAAAAATTCAAATCCTCAGTAAACTTCGGCTAGAAACAGCTCCTAACATCAGCAAAGATGCTATAAGACAACTTTTGCCCAAAGCTCCTCCACTCCGGGAACTGATTGATCAGTACGATGTCCAGAGAGATGACAGCAGTGATGGTTCCTTGGAAGATGATGATTATCATGCCACGACAGAAACAATCATTACCATGCCTACAGAGT CTGATCTTCTAGTGCAAGTGGAAGGAAAACCCAaatgttgtttctttaaatttagCTCTAAAATACAATTCAATAAAGTAGTAAAGGCCCAACTGTGGATTTATCTGAGACCCGTCGAGACTCCTACAACGGTGTTTGTGCAAATCCTGAGACTCATCAAACCTATGAAAGACGGTACAAGGTATACTGGAATCCGATCTCTGAAACTCGACATGAACCCAGGCACTGGTATTTGGCAGAGCATTGATGTGAAGACAGTGTTGCAAAATTGGCTCAAACAACCTGAATCCAACTTAGGCATTGAAATCAAGGCTTTAGATGAGAATGGTCATGATCTTGCTGTAACCTTCCCAGGACCAGGAGAAGATGGGCTG AATCCATTTTTAGAAATCAAGGTAACAGACACACCAAAAAGATCCAGAAGAGATTTTGGACTTGACTGTGACGAGCACTCAACGGAATCTCGATGCTGTCGTTACCCTCTAACTGTGGATTTTGAAGCGTTTGGATGGGATTGGATTATTGCACCCAAAAGATATAAGGCCAATTACTGCTCTGGAGAGtgtgaatttgtatttttacaaaaatatcctCATACTCATCTTGTACACCAAGCAAACCCCAGAGGTTCAGCAGGCCCCTGCTGCACTCCCACAAAGATGTCTCCAATTAATATGCTATATTTTAATGGCAAAGAACAAATAATATATGGGAAAATTCCAGCCATGGTAGTAGATCGCTGTGGGTGCTCATGA